From Prionailurus viverrinus isolate Anna chromosome B2, UM_Priviv_1.0, whole genome shotgun sequence, the proteins below share one genomic window:
- the TSPYL4 gene encoding testis-specific Y-encoded-like protein 4, translating to MSTLDEGSNPPVAKDCGVATADDAPGHPDLNQCQGEETEATQVMADTGEEGNLETPAEAGAPESPASCAPVFRVRVFGSRSRVATKSGQKEGLPPTEGLAAASASASPAVATDNSQENGCQRREPRGPAGEKALEACGAGGLGSQMMPGAKAKEMTTKKCAVSAATEKEGVAEEVVEEKKVMQKEKKVVGGAKEESRAKAPKINNCMDSLEAIDQELSNVNAQADRAFLQLERKFGRMRRLHMQRRSFIIQNIPGFWVTAFRNHPQLSPMISGQDEDMMRYMINLEVEELKHPRAGCKFKFIFQSNPYFRNEGLVKEYERRSSGRVVSLSTPIRWHRGQDPQSHIHRNREGNTIPSFFNWFSDHSLLEFDRIAEIIKAELWPNPLQYYLMGEGPRRGIRDPARQPVESPRSFRFQSG from the coding sequence ATGAGCACCCTGGATGAGGGCAGCAACCCTCCTGTCGCTAAAGACTGCGGCGTAGCTACTGCCGACGATGCCCCAGGACATCCGGACCTAAACCAGTGCCAGGGCGAGGAAACCGAGGCGACCCAGGTGATGGCGGACACAGGTGAGGAGGGCAACTTGGAGACCCCCGCGGAGGCAGGCGCCCCCGAGAGCCCCGCGAGCTGTGCCCCCGTGTTCCGCGTTCGAGTTTTTGGGAGCCGCAGCCGTGTAGCGACCAAATCGGGCCAGAAAGAGGGTCTGCCTCCGACGGAAGGCTTGGCAGCAGCCTCTGCTTCAGCCTCCCCCGCGGTAGCAACCGACAATAGCCAGGAAAATGGCTGTCAGCGTAGAGAGCCGCGGGGCCCTGCTGGGGAGAAAGCTCTAGAAGCCTGTGGCGCAGGGGGGTTGGGGTCTCAGATGATGCCTGGGGCGAAGGCCAAGGAAATGACGACAAAAAAGTGTGCCGTTTCAGCGGCAACGGAAAAGGAGGGAGTAGCGGAGGAGGTGGTGGAGGAAAAGAAGGtgatgcagaaggaaaaaaaggtggTAGGAGGAGCGAAAGAGGAGTCACGGGCCAAGGCCCCGAAGATCAATAACTGCATGGATTCCCTGGAGGCCATCGATCAGGAGCTGTCAAATGTAAATGCCCAGGCTGACAGGGCCTTCCTTCAGCTGGAGCGCAAGTTTGGCCGGATGCGAAGGCTCCATATGCAGCGCAGAAGTTTCATTATCCAAAATATCCCAGGTTTCTGGGTCACTGCCTTTCGGAACCACCCCCAGCTGTCACCTATGATCAGTGGCCAAGATGAAGACATGATGAGGTACATGATCAATTTGGAGGTGGAGGAGCTTAAACACCCCAGAGCAGGCTGCAAATTCAAGTTCATCTTTCAGAGCAACCCCTATTTCCGAAATGAGGGGCTCGTCAAAGAATATGAGCGCAGATCCTCTGGCCGGGTGGTGTCTCTTTCCACTCCAATCCGCTGGCACAGGGGCCAAGACCCCCAGTCACATATCCACAGGAATCGGGAAGGAAACACTATCCCCAGTTTCTTCAACTGGTTCTCAGATCACAGCCTTCTAGAATTCGACAGGATTGCTGAGATTATCAAAGCAGAACTGTGGCCCAATCCCCTACAGTACTACCTGATGGGCGAAGGGCCTCGCCGAGGAATTCGAGACCCAGCAAGGCAGCCCGTGGAGAGCCCCAGGTCCTTCAGGTTCCAGTCTGGCTAA